In Collimonas arenae, a single genomic region encodes these proteins:
- a CDS encoding LysR family transcriptional regulator, giving the protein MLNQLSDLDLRLIRVFLSVLDAGGISAAQTTLNVSQSTISSQIATLETRLGYRLCERGRAGFRLTSRGEQFSLGSRRLIENIDHFCLDARQIGRKLVGKLQLGLIGHAAMSTNARLSQAIARFRARDEAVMLSLAVLSPGQLEEEVINGRLDLGIGYFWHRLPNLEYIPLYSERQVAYCAAEHPLFTRAGNVSREAVADHDWVWRSYPLPEADGTDGAFLPARVTALADNMEAVAVLILSGRHLGFLPEHFAAPLVQQGLLTALNPQLLSYDVTLHMVTRRQSSRGEVLQAFLDDLIAAHQDISGK; this is encoded by the coding sequence ATGCTCAATCAGCTATCCGATCTTGACCTGCGCCTGATCCGCGTCTTCCTGTCGGTATTGGACGCTGGCGGTATTTCCGCGGCACAGACCACATTGAATGTGAGTCAGTCCACCATCAGCAGCCAGATAGCGACGCTGGAAACGCGGCTAGGTTACCGTTTGTGCGAACGCGGCCGCGCCGGCTTCCGCCTGACGTCGCGCGGCGAGCAGTTTTCCTTGGGCAGCCGCCGGCTGATCGAGAACATCGACCACTTTTGCCTGGATGCGCGGCAAATCGGCCGCAAACTGGTAGGCAAATTACAGTTGGGACTGATAGGCCACGCCGCAATGAGCACAAATGCGCGCCTGAGTCAGGCGATCGCACGGTTTCGCGCCAGGGACGAGGCGGTTATGCTGTCGCTCGCAGTGCTGTCGCCAGGCCAGTTGGAGGAAGAAGTGATCAATGGCCGATTGGATCTCGGCATTGGCTATTTCTGGCACCGCTTGCCGAATCTGGAATATATACCTCTGTACTCGGAACGTCAGGTGGCCTATTGCGCGGCTGAGCATCCCCTGTTTACACGGGCTGGTAATGTAAGCCGAGAGGCGGTAGCCGACCACGACTGGGTCTGGCGCAGCTATCCCTTGCCGGAAGCCGACGGGACGGATGGCGCGTTCTTGCCGGCGCGGGTGACGGCACTGGCCGACAATATGGAAGCGGTCGCGGTCCTGATACTGTCGGGACGGCACCTTGGCTTCCTGCCGGAACACTTTGCCGCACCCTTGGTGCAACAGGGATTGCTGACGGCGCTGAATCCCCAATTACTTTCCTATGACGTGACATTGCACATGGTGACGCGCCGCCAGTCCAGCCGCGGCGAGGTGTTGCAAGCCTTCCTTGATGACCTGATTGCGGCACATCAGGATATTTCCGGCAAATAA
- a CDS encoding thioesterase family protein: protein MTSTMFSHGSSLPITPISRKIFRHSIDIYLKDSNATGNIYFARYFEWQGICRERWFFECISADMLAPLGVFITKDAQQTYIHETFAFQKVECEVSTAAVKQCSFSLLFQFFVDGKLVSTGHQQIVFANKDKKISRLPEHILEKIRQYENPRKVEMLSN from the coding sequence ATGACATCGACCATGTTTTCCCACGGTTCCTCATTGCCCATCACGCCTATCTCACGCAAGATCTTTCGGCATTCGATCGATATCTACCTGAAGGATTCCAACGCCACCGGCAACATCTACTTTGCCCGCTATTTTGAATGGCAAGGTATCTGCCGCGAGCGCTGGTTCTTTGAATGTATTTCAGCCGACATGCTGGCGCCGCTGGGCGTGTTCATTACCAAGGACGCGCAGCAGACATACATCCACGAGACCTTTGCGTTTCAAAAAGTGGAGTGCGAAGTCAGCACTGCGGCCGTCAAGCAATGCTCGTTTTCCTTGTTGTTCCAATTTTTTGTAGACGGCAAACTGGTCTCCACCGGACACCAGCAAATCGTCTTTGCCAACAAGGACAAAAAAATCAGCCGCTTGCCTGAGCACATTCTTGAAAAAATCCGGCAGTATGAAAATCCAAGAAAAGTAGAAATGCTCTCTAACTAG
- the speB gene encoding agmatinase, with protein sequence MSETPLYQPLGGNDMPRFGGIATMMRLPHVAGSAGLDACFVGVPFDLGTSNRSGARFGPRQIRTESVLLRPYNMATRAAPFDALRVADLGDVAINPYNLLDSVRLIENAYDSIVASGCRPISLGGDHTIALPILRALHRKYGKIGLIHVDAHADVNDTMFGEKIAHGTPFRRAVEEGLLDCRRVVQIGLRGTGYTAEDFDWCRDQGFKVVQVEECWNKSLTPLMEEVRARVGGGPVYLSFDIDGIDPAYAPGTGTPEIAGLTVPQALEIIRGAWGLDIIGADLVEVSPPYDPLGTTALLGANLAYEMLCVLPGVPRR encoded by the coding sequence ATGTCGGAAACCCCACTTTATCAACCGCTAGGCGGCAACGACATGCCGCGTTTCGGCGGCATCGCCACCATGATGCGCTTGCCGCATGTTGCCGGCAGCGCCGGGCTGGATGCCTGTTTCGTCGGCGTACCCTTCGACCTCGGCACCTCGAACCGTTCCGGTGCCCGCTTCGGACCGCGCCAGATTCGCACCGAATCGGTATTGCTACGTCCCTACAACATGGCCACCCGCGCCGCGCCTTTCGATGCCTTGCGCGTGGCTGACCTGGGCGATGTCGCTATCAATCCCTATAACCTGCTGGATTCGGTCAGGCTGATCGAAAACGCCTATGACAGTATCGTCGCTTCCGGCTGCCGGCCGATTTCGCTCGGCGGCGATCACACCATCGCGCTGCCGATCCTGCGCGCGCTGCATCGCAAATACGGCAAGATCGGCCTGATCCACGTCGATGCCCATGCCGATGTCAACGACACCATGTTCGGCGAAAAGATCGCCCACGGCACGCCGTTCCGCCGCGCGGTGGAAGAGGGCTTGCTGGACTGCCGGCGCGTGGTGCAGATCGGTCTGCGCGGCACTGGCTATACCGCGGAAGATTTCGACTGGTGCCGCGATCAGGGCTTTAAGGTTGTGCAAGTGGAAGAGTGCTGGAACAAGTCGCTGACGCCACTGATGGAAGAAGTGCGAGCGCGCGTAGGCGGCGGTCCGGTCTACCTGAGCTTCGATATCGATGGCATCGATCCGGCCTACGCACCCGGCACCGGCACCCCAGAAATTGCCGGTTTGACCGTACCGCAGGCCTTGGAAATCATCCGCGGCGCCTGGGGCCTGGATATTATCGGCGCGGATCTGGTGGAGGTATCGCCTCCCTATGATCCGCTAGGCACTACTGCGTTGCTGGGCGCGAACCTCGCCTATGAAATGCTGTGCGTGCTGCCGGGCGTGCCGCGCCGATAA
- a CDS encoding helix-turn-helix domain-containing protein, which produces MRPQYEHLSASPGQSWRLLWRELPELPFLWHYHPEFELTLTLNARGQRYVGDHLADFSDGDLILLGPNLPHTWSASERIAPAQQMLAVVVWFSRDWLVQLQTSLPELAGLLQLGKRADRGLQFSAGTAIKVRPLMLRMEKLPPAQRLPILLELLLLLAQDEQARPLASVASASIAVDTQRQRMGKVLDYLHENFQAAIPVELLAERAALSVGAFHRFFKRHTQLTVTAYLAQLRIGSACQQLIQTDKAIGVIAQEAGYRNLAHFNRQFREAKGVSPRDFKKIYR; this is translated from the coding sequence ATGCGACCGCAATACGAACACCTCAGCGCATCCCCTGGTCAATCTTGGCGTCTGCTGTGGCGCGAGCTGCCGGAGCTGCCTTTCCTTTGGCACTACCATCCGGAATTCGAGCTGACCCTGACCTTGAACGCGCGCGGGCAGCGTTATGTGGGCGACCATCTGGCGGACTTCTCCGACGGCGACCTGATATTGCTCGGCCCGAATTTGCCCCACACCTGGTCGGCCAGCGAACGTATCGCTCCCGCACAGCAAATGCTGGCGGTGGTGGTCTGGTTTTCGCGCGACTGGCTGGTCCAGCTGCAAACCAGCCTGCCGGAACTGGCCGGGCTGCTGCAATTGGGCAAGCGCGCCGACAGGGGATTGCAATTTTCTGCCGGGACGGCAATCAAGGTCAGGCCATTGATGTTGCGCATGGAGAAATTACCTCCGGCACAGCGTTTGCCGATACTGCTGGAATTGTTGCTGCTGCTTGCACAGGACGAGCAGGCGCGGCCGCTGGCGTCGGTGGCATCGGCATCGATCGCTGTGGATACCCAGCGCCAGCGAATGGGCAAGGTACTGGATTATCTGCATGAAAATTTTCAGGCGGCGATCCCGGTCGAGCTGCTGGCCGAACGTGCGGCGCTGTCGGTAGGCGCGTTTCACCGCTTCTTCAAACGCCACACCCAATTGACCGTCACCGCCTATCTAGCTCAGCTCAGGATCGGCAGCGCCTGCCAGCAACTGATCCAGACCGACAAGGCAATCGGCGTGATCGCGCAGGAAGCGGGCTACCGCAACCTTGCGCATTTCAACCGCCAGTTCCGCGAGGCCAAAGGCGTTAGTCCACGCGATTTCAAGAAGATATATCGATAA
- a CDS encoding MFS transporter gives MSLPLLALAVAAFGIGTTEFVIMGLLPDVARDLGVTIPAAGMLVTGYALGVTIGAPIVAIATANMPRRTALLSLIGLFIIGNVLCALSPNYAVLMLARIVTAFCHGAFFGIGSVVAAGLVPSNRRAQAIALMFAGLTLANVLGVPFGTALGQQLGWRSTFWAVTVIGVLAAIALALWLPKKIEMQKTSLLQEFSVLKDKQVVMVLAISALASASLFSVFTYITPILEDVTGLTPHAVTLVLLVFGLGLTVGSALGGKLADWRLLPSLIGFLVALAIVLTVFTLTMRTPLPAVITIFIWGVLAFAIVPPLQVLVVERASAAPNLASTLNQGAFNLGNASGAWFGGMAIGAGFELTTLPYVGVVLVALALGLTLWSASIERNNGLAMTPSE, from the coding sequence CTGTCTCTGCCCCTGCTTGCCCTTGCTGTTGCCGCTTTCGGCATCGGTACGACGGAGTTCGTCATCATGGGCCTGTTGCCCGATGTGGCGCGTGATCTGGGGGTGACCATTCCGGCAGCCGGCATGCTGGTGACTGGCTATGCGCTGGGCGTCACCATCGGTGCGCCGATCGTCGCTATCGCCACCGCCAACATGCCGCGACGGACCGCATTGCTCAGCCTGATCGGTCTGTTTATTATCGGTAACGTGCTGTGCGCCTTATCACCGAATTATGCGGTGCTGATGCTGGCGCGGATCGTGACCGCGTTTTGCCATGGCGCGTTTTTCGGTATCGGTTCGGTAGTGGCTGCCGGCCTGGTGCCATCCAACCGGCGTGCGCAGGCGATTGCCCTGATGTTTGCCGGGCTTACCCTGGCCAATGTACTGGGCGTGCCATTCGGTACTGCCCTCGGACAACAGCTGGGCTGGCGCTCGACGTTCTGGGCGGTGACAGTGATTGGCGTGCTGGCGGCAATTGCCCTGGCGTTGTGGCTGCCAAAGAAAATCGAGATGCAAAAGACCAGCCTGCTGCAAGAATTTTCCGTACTCAAGGACAAACAGGTCGTGATGGTGCTGGCGATTAGCGCGCTGGCCTCGGCCAGCCTGTTCTCGGTGTTCACCTACATCACGCCGATCCTGGAAGACGTCACCGGTCTGACGCCGCATGCAGTGACCCTGGTGTTACTGGTATTCGGCCTTGGCCTCACAGTCGGCAGCGCGCTCGGCGGCAAACTGGCCGACTGGCGCTTGCTGCCGTCGCTGATCGGTTTCCTGGTGGCGCTGGCGATAGTCCTGACGGTATTTACCTTGACCATGCGTACGCCGTTGCCGGCTGTGATCACGATTTTCATCTGGGGCGTACTCGCCTTCGCGATTGTGCCGCCGCTGCAGGTACTTGTTGTGGAACGCGCCAGCGCCGCGCCGAATCTGGCTTCCACCCTGAACCAGGGCGCCTTCAATCTCGGCAACGCCAGCGGCGCCTGGTTTGGCGGCATGGCGATCGGCGCCGGTTTTGAGCTGACCACCTTGCCTTACGTCGGCGTGGTGCTGGTGGCACTGGCGTTGGGATTGACTTTATGGTCGGCGTCGATCGAACGCAATAACGGCCTGGCGATGACGCCGAGCGAATAA
- a CDS encoding sensor histidine kinase: protein MYSILPAVVASIFLAYGLYVVCTKGFTRIGISFLVLCITSAFWQGAWAFLFTLRDPHMAMFVVKFGYLLILFLPTSLYHFLTEICERTEERRFVYASYAFAGILAVLLLGSDLLVSGYYQYFWGYYPKAGLLHPLHVLQTVIVVCRGLYITYREQQVAELGKRIKLRLCIGAILIYFFAAVDYLCNYGIEFYPPGVLFIAVSLGVMSVAIVRHHLLDPMTVASTVGHEMRTPLTSIRMLAKGMEQFLPTLLEGYRLAVEHGLLAPSIRPDTVKQLSKATNSITQEVDRTTVVIDMMLASAKLDRIDTDAFANYSVVQLIDEALERYPFEQGERAKIYLAAMEDYAFFGSDRLFVFVLFNLLKNSLYALKAASKGEISISTTRSAKFNYLCFTDTGAGIATNVLPHIFDAHYTTKKGAGSGIGLAFCHQVMAVFGGSIRCESAVGEYTRFTLEFPVVAGTQAASNPQLHHSTPPG from the coding sequence ATGTATTCGATACTGCCTGCAGTCGTTGCTTCGATCTTCCTGGCCTACGGTCTGTACGTGGTATGCACCAAGGGCTTCACGCGCATCGGCATCAGTTTCCTGGTGCTGTGCATTACCTCTGCGTTCTGGCAGGGCGCATGGGCATTCCTGTTCACCTTGCGCGATCCGCATATGGCGATGTTTGTGGTGAAGTTCGGCTACCTGCTGATCCTGTTTCTACCGACCAGTCTTTACCATTTCCTGACCGAGATCTGCGAACGCACCGAGGAGCGGAGATTCGTCTACGCTTCCTACGCTTTCGCCGGCATCCTGGCGGTTCTCCTGCTGGGATCGGATCTTCTGGTGTCGGGCTACTACCAGTATTTCTGGGGCTATTATCCGAAGGCCGGCCTGCTGCATCCGTTGCATGTGCTGCAGACCGTCATCGTGGTATGCCGCGGCCTGTACATCACCTATCGCGAGCAGCAGGTGGCGGAACTTGGCAAACGCATCAAGCTGCGCCTGTGTATTGGCGCCATATTGATTTACTTTTTCGCCGCGGTCGATTATCTGTGCAACTACGGCATCGAGTTTTATCCACCCGGCGTCCTGTTCATCGCGGTCAGCCTTGGCGTCATGTCGGTCGCCATCGTTCGCCATCACCTGCTGGATCCGATGACTGTCGCCAGTACGGTCGGCCACGAAATGCGCACGCCGTTGACGTCGATCCGCATGCTGGCGAAAGGGATGGAGCAGTTTTTGCCGACCTTGCTGGAGGGGTACCGGCTGGCGGTGGAACACGGCTTGCTGGCGCCGTCTATTCGTCCGGACACGGTCAAGCAGTTATCGAAGGCCACCAACTCGATCACGCAAGAAGTCGATCGCACAACGGTGGTGATCGACATGATGCTGGCTTCGGCCAAGCTTGATCGTATCGATACCGACGCATTTGCCAACTACTCGGTGGTCCAGCTGATCGATGAAGCGTTGGAACGCTATCCGTTCGAACAGGGCGAACGCGCCAAGATTTACCTGGCCGCCATGGAGGATTACGCCTTCTTCGGCTCGGACCGGTTGTTCGTGTTTGTCCTGTTTAATTTGCTGAAAAATTCCCTGTACGCTTTAAAGGCTGCATCCAAGGGCGAGATCAGTATTTCCACCACGCGCTCCGCGAAATTCAACTACCTGTGTTTTACGGATACCGGTGCTGGTATCGCCACCAATGTCTTGCCGCATATTTTCGACGCGCACTATACGACCAAGAAGGGCGCTGGTTCCGGTATCGGCCTGGCGTTCTGCCATCAAGTGATGGCGGTGTTCGGCGGCAGCATCCGCTGCGAATCAGCGGTTGGAGAATATACCCGCTTCACCTTGGAATTCCCCGTCGTTGCGGGGACGCAGGCTGCTTCGAATCCGCAGCTGCATCACAGCACGCCGCCCGGATGA
- a CDS encoding phytanoyl-CoA dioxygenase family protein, producing the protein MNQPYASDKQAPSNPSVLYPDQAQLREIRKTLPLRVLTAADFYHWQTYGYVIVRTAVSAEQVQRTADFLWEFQELDQHAPETWNRAQLRDHEMTELNGSGMVEAYHHQTFWDNRQTPRIVNAFVDIWDREDLWVTIDRANLNTPNQGARRFGGFIHWDADTSLDPLPVNVQGVLALSDTTPESGGFQCIPELFQNFTRWRKDAPKDRNPWRPDVTSLPWEVKFIPMKAGDLLIFNSLLAHGIRPNTSADKVRLAQYIAFTPAREEQAELRQWRVESWRQRMRPDSYAFPGDPREWEKTRYPLARLNELGEKILGLRNW; encoded by the coding sequence ATGAACCAGCCTTACGCGAGCGACAAGCAAGCCCCCAGCAATCCATCCGTGCTCTATCCGGACCAGGCGCAATTACGCGAGATACGAAAAACCCTGCCGCTACGCGTGCTGACGGCAGCGGATTTCTATCACTGGCAAACCTACGGCTATGTCATCGTCAGGACTGCCGTAAGCGCCGAACAGGTACAGCGTACCGCCGATTTCCTGTGGGAGTTCCAGGAGCTCGATCAGCACGCGCCGGAAACCTGGAACCGGGCGCAGTTGCGCGACCATGAAATGACCGAGCTGAACGGCTCCGGCATGGTCGAGGCCTATCATCATCAAACTTTTTGGGACAATCGCCAGACCCCACGCATCGTCAATGCCTTCGTCGACATCTGGGATCGCGAAGACCTGTGGGTGACCATCGACCGCGCCAACCTGAATACGCCGAACCAGGGCGCACGGCGTTTCGGCGGCTTCATCCACTGGGATGCCGACACTTCGCTCGATCCGCTGCCGGTCAACGTCCAGGGCGTGCTGGCGCTATCCGATACGACGCCGGAAAGCGGCGGCTTCCAATGCATTCCGGAGCTGTTCCAGAATTTCACCAGATGGCGCAAGGACGCTCCCAAGGATCGCAATCCGTGGCGTCCGGATGTTACGTCGCTACCGTGGGAAGTCAAATTCATTCCGATGAAGGCTGGCGATCTGCTGATCTTCAACAGCTTGCTGGCGCACGGCATCAGGCCCAATACCTCAGCCGATAAAGTCCGGCTCGCACAGTACATCGCATTCACGCCGGCGCGCGAAGAGCAGGCCGAATTGCGGCAATGGCGGGTGGAGAGCTGGCGTCAGCGCATGCGTCCGGACAGCTATGCCTTCCCCGGCGATCCACGTGAATGGGAGAAGACGCGCTATCCCCTGGCCAGGTTGAATGAACTGGGTGAAAAAATCCTGGGACTGCGCAACTGGTAA